One segment of Desulfovibrio legallii DNA contains the following:
- the rpmE gene encoding 50S ribosomal protein L31, protein MKENIHPKVYNATITCACGHEEKVLSTKGEQVHVEVCSHCHPFFTGKQRFLDTAGRIDRFRKKYAKFEQK, encoded by the coding sequence ATGAAAGAAAACATCCATCCCAAAGTGTACAACGCCACCATCACCTGCGCCTGCGGGCATGAAGAAAAAGTGCTCTCCACCAAGGGCGAGCAGGTGCATGTGGAAGTTTGCTCCCACTGCCATCCCTTTTTCACCGGCAAGCAGCGCTTTTTGGATACTGCGGGCCGTATTGACCGCTTCCGCAAAAAGTACGCCAAATTTGAACAAAAGTAA
- a CDS encoding DUF1385 domain-containing protein, translated as MEGVMMRNGAVYGLAVRRADGGICARRYPWYSLTRTSWLQKPFLRGFPVLLETLVNGVKALNRSVEVAAQGEGEELSGWQLTLTLAAALLMAVGLFVLAPHLLSLLMLWLGLGGDVEGLSFHIWDGFFKCCIFMAYIRAIACVPDIRRVFQYHGAEHKTIHAFEAGGEVDATTAAGMSRLHPRCGTTFLLFVICLSIVLHAVLVPLLLHVYTPQSEVAKHALTVAFKLLLMVPISALAYELIRYAARLRQGFWATFLRAPGLALQRLTTDEPDAAQLEVAVVALREALDPEEAQRVRAVPYAAD; from the coding sequence ATGGAGGGCGTGATGATGCGCAACGGCGCGGTGTACGGCTTGGCCGTGCGCCGGGCCGACGGCGGCATCTGCGCCCGACGTTACCCCTGGTACAGCCTGACCCGCACGTCCTGGCTGCAAAAGCCTTTTTTGCGCGGCTTCCCCGTGCTGCTGGAAACCCTGGTCAACGGGGTCAAAGCTCTCAACCGTTCGGTAGAGGTGGCGGCTCAGGGCGAAGGGGAAGAACTTTCGGGCTGGCAGCTCACCTTGACGCTGGCAGCGGCTCTGCTCATGGCCGTGGGCCTGTTTGTGCTGGCGCCGCACCTGCTCTCCCTGCTCATGCTCTGGCTGGGTTTGGGCGGGGATGTGGAAGGGCTCTCCTTCCACATCTGGGACGGCTTTTTCAAGTGCTGCATTTTCATGGCTTATATCCGGGCCATTGCCTGCGTGCCGGACATCCGTCGGGTGTTCCAGTACCACGGGGCCGAGCACAAGACCATCCACGCCTTTGAGGCGGGGGGAGAAGTGGACGCCACGACGGCGGCGGGCATGAGCCGGCTGCATCCGCGTTGCGGCACTACCTTTCTTTTGTTTGTGATCTGCCTTTCCATAGTGCTGCACGCCGTGCTGGTGCCCCTGCTGCTGCACGTTTACACGCCGCAGAGCGAGGTGGCCAAACACGCCCTGACGGTTGCTTTTAAACTGCTGCTTATGGTTCCCATCAGCGCGTTGGCCTATGAGCTCATCCGCTATGCGGCCCGGCTGCGTCAGGGCTTCTGGGCGACGTTTTTGCGCGCCCCGGGCCTGGCCCTGCAGCGCCTGACCACGGACGAGCCCGACGCCGCGCAGCTGGAAGTGGCTGTGGTAGCCCTGCGCGAGGCCCTGGACCCGGAGGAGGCGCAGCGCGTGCGCGCCGTGCCCTACGCTGCGGACTGA
- a CDS encoding TlyA family RNA methyltransferase, which yields MSKTLRQRADQLAFEQGLAESREQARRLIMAGRIALAGTPPGAPPTLVPKPGHPYPADTAFTLLEPERYVSRGAYKLLTILEHFHLDVVGLVCLDAGASTGGFTDCLLQRGAARVYAVDVGKNQLHEKLRADPRVVSLEGVNLRHAPSDLIPETVDLVVADVSFISLTLVLPSCMTWLKPGGKAAVLIKPQFELGPGETVKGVVRDPEARQRAVDKILTFAGAQLGLDCRGVLPAAVKGPKGNQEFMALLERAEGAR from the coding sequence ATGTCCAAGACCTTGCGCCAACGCGCTGACCAACTGGCTTTTGAACAGGGCCTGGCTGAAAGCCGGGAGCAGGCCCGCCGTCTGATCATGGCGGGACGCATTGCCCTGGCCGGCACGCCGCCGGGTGCGCCGCCCACACTGGTGCCCAAGCCCGGCCACCCCTATCCTGCGGACACGGCCTTTACCCTTCTGGAGCCGGAGCGCTATGTGAGCCGGGGGGCCTACAAACTTCTGACCATCCTGGAGCATTTTCACCTGGATGTGGTCGGTCTGGTCTGCCTTGACGCTGGTGCCTCCACGGGCGGATTTACGGATTGTCTGCTCCAGCGCGGGGCCGCGCGGGTTTACGCCGTGGATGTGGGCAAAAATCAGCTGCATGAAAAACTGCGCGCCGATCCACGGGTGGTCAGTCTGGAGGGGGTAAATCTGCGGCACGCGCCGTCAGACCTTATCCCCGAAACCGTGGATCTGGTGGTGGCGGACGTTTCTTTTATTTCTCTCACTCTGGTGCTGCCATCCTGCATGACCTGGCTTAAGCCCGGCGGGAAGGCCGCCGTGCTCATCAAGCCGCAGTTTGAGCTGGGGCCGGGCGAAACGGTCAAAGGCGTGGTACGTGACCCTGAGGCCCGACAGCGGGCTGTGGACAAGATCCTGACCTTTGCCGGGGCGCAGCTGGGGTTGGACTGTCGGGGGGTGTTGCCTGCCGCAGTTAAGGGGCCCAAGGGGAATCAGGAATTCATGGCTTTGCTGGAGCGGGCTGAAGGAGCGAGATAG
- a CDS encoding sigma-54-dependent transcriptional regulator translates to MTTLPPARILVVDDERLARANLARVLEREGHLLRQAASGEEALALLRDEPADLVITDLAMPGMDGMALLRAVRAEHPQTEIIMVTGYPMIESAVEAMRQGAFHYLAKPYSLDEARLLVRRALEKCRLRQQVEQMRAQLEAEGHMPPMVGNSPAMRGLRQALQRLAPTDVAVLLQGETGTGKELAARTMHAQSQRARRRFLAVNCGALAPELLESELFGHEQGAFSGALRRKEGLFEAADGGTLFLDEIGEMPVPMQVKLLRVLQEQSLRRVGGTADIPVDVRIIAATNRNLKDEVAAGRFRRDLYYRVAVVTQEVPPLRSRPEDIPLLARYFLEKLAAGKNAPLELDDAALQALCAYPFPGNVRELGNILERAAVFCPQGGRISPASLPAEVRGGAPDPQPADTPSMPDASPATPTTPTSLPPLSPTTTPFASATPPTTSIPFPTTSQTLSSAAIVGPNQPAGTDTLPTLAELEQKYILQTLERAQGNRTLAADLLGISRSSLWRKLRQYGVE, encoded by the coding sequence ATGACCACCCTTCCCCCGGCCAGAATTCTGGTGGTGGACGATGAACGCCTGGCGCGCGCCAACCTGGCGCGGGTGCTGGAACGTGAAGGCCACTTGCTGCGCCAGGCGGCCAGCGGCGAAGAGGCCCTTGCCCTGCTGCGCGACGAACCCGCCGACCTGGTCATCACAGATCTGGCCATGCCCGGTATGGACGGCATGGCCCTGCTGCGCGCCGTGCGCGCTGAGCACCCGCAGACAGAAATCATTATGGTCACGGGCTATCCCATGATCGAAAGCGCCGTGGAGGCCATGCGCCAGGGGGCCTTTCACTACCTGGCCAAACCCTATTCCCTGGACGAAGCCCGCCTGCTGGTGCGCCGCGCCCTGGAAAAATGCCGCCTGCGCCAACAGGTGGAACAGATGCGCGCGCAACTGGAAGCCGAAGGCCACATGCCCCCCATGGTGGGCAATTCTCCGGCCATGCGCGGCCTGCGTCAGGCCCTGCAACGCCTGGCCCCCACGGATGTGGCCGTGCTGCTGCAGGGCGAAACAGGCACCGGCAAAGAACTGGCCGCGCGCACCATGCACGCTCAAAGCCAGCGGGCCCGACGACGCTTCCTGGCCGTTAACTGCGGGGCGCTGGCCCCGGAACTGCTGGAAAGTGAACTCTTCGGCCACGAGCAAGGGGCTTTTTCCGGCGCGCTGCGCCGCAAGGAAGGCCTCTTTGAAGCCGCGGACGGCGGCACGCTCTTTTTGGACGAAATCGGCGAAATGCCCGTCCCCATGCAGGTCAAACTGCTGCGCGTTTTGCAGGAGCAATCCCTGCGCCGGGTGGGCGGCACTGCGGATATCCCTGTGGACGTACGCATCATCGCGGCCACCAACCGCAATCTCAAGGACGAAGTGGCCGCCGGGCGCTTTCGACGCGACCTCTACTACCGCGTGGCCGTGGTCACGCAGGAGGTGCCGCCCCTGCGCAGCCGCCCCGAAGACATCCCCCTTCTGGCCCGCTACTTCCTTGAAAAACTCGCCGCCGGCAAAAACGCCCCTCTCGAACTGGACGATGCAGCCCTGCAGGCCCTCTGCGCCTATCCTTTTCCCGGCAATGTGCGTGAACTGGGCAATATTTTGGAGCGTGCCGCCGTGTTTTGCCCCCAGGGCGGCCGCATAAGCCCAGCCAGCCTGCCTGCGGAAGTGCGCGGCGGCGCACCGGACCCGCAACCCGCGGATACGCCGTCCATGCCGGACGCTTCGCCAGCCACGCCAACCACGCCCACAAGTCTGCCTCCCCTTTCCCCGACGACGACGCCATTCGCGTCGGCCACGCCCCCGACCACGTCAATCCCCTTCCCGACAACGTCCCAAACGTTATCTTCCGCCGCCATCGTCGGCCCCAACCAGCCTGCGGGCACAGACACCTTGCCAACCTTGGCCGAACTGGAACAAAAATACATCCTCCAGACTCTGGAACGCGCCCAGGGCAACCGCACTTTGGCCGCCGACCTGCTCGGCATCAGCCGCTCATCCCTCTGGCGCAAACTGCGCCAGTACGGCGTGGAGTAA
- a CDS encoding sensor histidine kinase yields MSLLSLRQTLRGKIIMGMGLFLALLLLLGGIARYDLGRIERAARLIDMVDDLRNDVLEMRRYEKNLQIFPGREGDLAALRHFVDNARARAAAILEAHTTALGHRPGDGTHHNLGQLLEGMEKYARLLTHPDENLSALSSLGTGLSNLADAVVRQMRQGIFKTVRDLRLQLLAAVVTLLALGVVFAWQLVRRVLLALGAIESAALEVGAGRPLPRPPAQLEKEARHVLHTLEQMTAELENRHALLLQEKKLASLGVLTAGVAHQLNNPLNNIYVGCGLLREDLEDGRQGRRPPPAPDDVLAQLDAISAETLRARDIVRGLLDFARNTPFTATFQPLAQAAAQALALVRHDLGPGVQVSVHIPQDLVLPLDGRHMQEALINLLLNAAQAMHGQGHIRITAVADTDADQAVLRVEDSGPGIPPQYLNRIFDPFFTLKPVGEGTGLGLSIAFGIVRRHHGRIDATNLPEGGACFTLRLPLTPHKDGTA; encoded by the coding sequence ATGTCCCTGCTTTCACTTCGCCAGACCCTGCGCGGCAAAATCATCATGGGTATGGGGCTTTTTTTGGCCCTGCTGCTGCTGTTGGGCGGCATTGCCAGGTATGACCTGGGCCGCATAGAACGGGCCGCCAGGCTTATCGATATGGTGGACGACCTGCGCAATGATGTGCTGGAAATGCGGCGCTATGAAAAAAATCTCCAGATTTTTCCCGGCCGCGAAGGCGATTTGGCGGCTTTGCGCCATTTTGTGGACAATGCCCGCGCCAGAGCCGCCGCTATCCTGGAAGCGCACACCACCGCCCTGGGGCACCGCCCCGGCGACGGCACGCACCACAACCTGGGCCAGCTTCTGGAAGGGATGGAAAAATACGCCCGTCTGCTCACCCACCCGGATGAAAACCTGTCGGCTCTGAGCAGCCTGGGCACCGGCCTGAGTAATCTGGCAGACGCCGTGGTGCGCCAGATGCGCCAGGGCATTTTCAAAACCGTACGGGATCTGCGCCTTCAGTTGCTGGCCGCAGTGGTCACCCTGCTGGCCTTGGGCGTGGTCTTTGCCTGGCAGCTGGTCCGCCGCGTGCTGCTGGCCCTGGGGGCTATAGAAAGCGCCGCGCTGGAGGTGGGCGCGGGCCGCCCCTTGCCCCGGCCGCCTGCGCAACTGGAAAAAGAAGCCCGCCATGTGCTCCACACTCTGGAGCAAATGACCGCTGAGCTGGAAAACCGCCATGCCCTGCTGCTGCAGGAAAAAAAACTGGCTTCTCTGGGCGTGCTCACCGCTGGGGTGGCCCACCAGCTCAACAATCCGCTCAACAATATTTATGTGGGCTGCGGCCTGCTGCGCGAAGATCTGGAGGACGGCAGGCAGGGCCGCCGCCCCCCGCCTGCGCCCGACGACGTCCTGGCCCAGCTGGACGCCATCAGCGCGGAGACCCTGCGTGCCCGCGACATTGTACGCGGTCTGCTCGATTTCGCCCGTAACACGCCTTTTACGGCTACCTTCCAACCCCTGGCCCAGGCGGCGGCCCAGGCCCTTGCCCTGGTGCGTCACGACCTGGGGCCCGGAGTACAGGTAAGCGTCCACATCCCCCAAGACCTTGTCCTGCCCCTGGACGGCCGACATATGCAAGAGGCCCTCATCAACCTGCTGCTCAATGCTGCCCAGGCCATGCACGGCCAAGGGCACATCCGCATCACAGCCGTCGCCGACACTGACGCCGACCAGGCCGTACTGCGCGTGGAAGACTCCGGCCCCGGCATCCCGCCGCAGTACCTGAACCGTATTTTTGACCCCTTCTTCACCCTTAAGCCCGTGGGCGAGGGTACGGGCCTGGGGCTTTCTATCGCTTTCGGCATCGTGCGCCGCCACCACGGACGCATCGACGCAACCAACCTCCCCGAAGGCGGCGCGTGCTTCACCCTGCGGCTGCCTCTCACACCCCACAAGGACGGTACGGCATGA
- a CDS encoding sulfite exporter TauE/SafE family protein: MDVFTLNPDLFITLTPVSIAFLLGVGFVGGLVSGFIGSGGAFILTPGMMGLGVPGTVAVASNMCHKFPKALVGAIRRFRFGQVDIKLGLVVAASAGVGVQFGIRIQNIILERWGQAGSNLYVSLSFVAVLVIVGGYILKDALRASHSAAPEGTPPLAARLQRIELPPMITFPRSGLRISLWFTLPVGIATGMLAATIAVGGFIGVPGLIYVLGVPGLVASGTELVTAFVMGLCGSVNWALHGMIDIRLVFIILGGSLLGVQLGAIGTTYVRPIMVKFVMAAIMLIVAVSRIIALPGYLQDLGLMNLSPELLGALKAISFVVMCAGLLVGAGMILGGMWRGARRSRTACQTA; encoded by the coding sequence ATGGACGTGTTCACGCTCAACCCCGACCTGTTCATTACCCTGACTCCGGTGTCCATCGCCTTTTTGTTGGGCGTGGGCTTTGTGGGGGGGCTGGTCAGCGGCTTTATCGGTTCCGGCGGGGCCTTTATTCTCACTCCGGGTATGATGGGCCTGGGCGTGCCCGGCACCGTGGCTGTGGCCAGCAACATGTGCCACAAGTTTCCCAAAGCCCTGGTGGGGGCCATCCGGCGCTTTCGCTTTGGGCAGGTGGACATCAAGCTCGGTCTGGTGGTGGCCGCCTCTGCCGGGGTGGGCGTGCAATTCGGCATCCGCATCCAGAACATCATTCTGGAGCGCTGGGGCCAGGCCGGTTCCAACCTGTATGTAAGCCTTTCTTTTGTGGCTGTGCTGGTTATTGTGGGCGGTTATATACTCAAGGACGCGCTGCGGGCCTCCCATTCCGCCGCGCCTGAGGGTACGCCGCCCCTGGCCGCGCGTCTGCAGCGCATTGAGCTGCCGCCCATGATTACCTTTCCTCGTTCTGGGTTGCGCATTTCTCTGTGGTTTACCCTGCCGGTGGGCATCGCTACGGGTATGCTGGCCGCCACCATTGCCGTGGGCGGGTTTATCGGCGTGCCGGGCCTCATTTATGTGCTGGGCGTGCCTGGGCTGGTGGCTTCAGGCACGGAGCTGGTTACCGCTTTTGTCATGGGACTGTGCGGCTCCGTCAACTGGGCCCTGCACGGCATGATCGATATCCGCCTGGTCTTCATCATTCTGGGCGGTTCCCTCCTGGGCGTACAGCTGGGGGCCATCGGCACCACCTATGTGCGGCCCATCATGGTCAAATTTGTCATGGCCGCCATTATGCTTATTGTGGCCGTGAGCCGGATCATTGCCTTGCCCGGTTATCTGCAGGATCTGGGCCTGATGAATCTGAGCCCCGAACTGCTGGGCGCGCTCAAGGCGATCAGTTTTGTGGTCATGTGCGCCGGGCTGCTGGTGGGCGCGGGCATGATTTTGGGCGGTATGTGGCGCGGCGCGCGCCGAAGCCGCACGGCCTGCCAGACCGCCTGA
- the prfA gene encoding peptide chain release factor 1, translated as MFAKLEGLEKKYLELEHSLAQPEVFNDQEHYRKLAKAHADLRPVVDLFRQYRSLSQELEENKQLLHDDDADIHQLALEEVHRLEAALPNIEHKLKVQLLPTDPLDEKNTILEIRAGTGGEEAALFAADLFRMYSRYAELKGWKAEIMSESPSESGGYKEIICLITGDRVYSRLKFEAGAHRVQRVPATEAQGRIHTSAATVAVMPEAEEVDVEIKPDDLRIDIYRASGAGGQHVNKTESAVRITHIPTGTVVTCQDERSQHKNKARAMKVLASRILAAERARQSSELSADRKAQVGSGDRSERIRTYNFPQGRCTDHRINLTLYSLDRIMEGELDPLVEALVTAAQADALKAQASE; from the coding sequence ATGTTTGCCAAGCTGGAAGGTCTGGAAAAGAAGTATCTGGAATTGGAACACAGCCTGGCGCAGCCCGAGGTGTTCAACGATCAGGAGCACTACCGCAAACTGGCCAAAGCTCACGCGGATTTGCGCCCTGTGGTGGATTTGTTCCGCCAGTACCGCTCCCTTTCGCAGGAACTGGAGGAAAACAAGCAGCTGCTCCACGACGACGATGCGGACATCCACCAGCTTGCCCTGGAAGAAGTTCACCGTCTGGAAGCAGCCCTGCCGAACATCGAGCACAAACTCAAGGTGCAGCTGCTGCCTACCGATCCCCTGGACGAAAAGAACACCATTCTTGAAATCCGCGCCGGAACCGGCGGAGAGGAAGCCGCCCTGTTTGCGGCGGACCTTTTCCGCATGTATTCCCGCTATGCTGAGCTCAAAGGCTGGAAGGCGGAGATTATGAGTGAATCCCCTTCCGAATCCGGGGGATATAAAGAAATTATCTGCCTTATCACCGGCGACCGGGTATACAGCCGCCTCAAGTTTGAGGCCGGAGCCCACCGGGTGCAGCGCGTGCCCGCCACTGAGGCGCAGGGCCGCATCCACACCTCGGCGGCCACCGTGGCCGTCATGCCCGAAGCCGAAGAGGTGGACGTGGAAATCAAGCCCGACGACCTGCGCATAGATATTTACCGGGCGTCGGGCGCGGGCGGCCAGCATGTGAACAAGACGGAATCGGCCGTACGCATCACCCATATCCCCACGGGCACGGTGGTCACTTGCCAGGACGAACGCTCCCAGCACAAAAACAAGGCCCGCGCCATGAAGGTGCTGGCCTCGCGCATCCTGGCCGCCGAGCGCGCCCGCCAGAGCTCGGAGCTTTCCGCCGACCGCAAGGCGCAGGTGGGCAGCGGCGACCGCTCTGAGCGCATCCGCACCTACAACTTTCCGCAGGGGCGCTGCACAGACCACCGCATCAACCTGACCCTTTATTCTCTGGACCGCATCATGGAAGGCGAGCTGGACCCCTTGGTAGAGGCCCTGGTCACGGCGGCCCAGGCGGACGCCCTCAAGGCACAGGCTTCGGAATAG